TATCACTTAAAATGAGAGGACAATGAATTCAAATTGCTGAGAACAAAATTTTAGTAAAGTGTGGTTTACCATATTTTCTGATGTctctttcgtttgtttttggaGTGAAGAGATTTATTAACTGCGTTGCTTCTGCATAATTATTGCACCATTTTGTCCGAGGTTTGTAGTCGGTAACGTTGTCAGGTTGTTCCTGCCCACCTCGTCAAATACTGCATACAGTCTCTCGAGGATTGGAATTTTAAATGGTTTTACTGTGTCCCCACGAAGACGGACAGGAGCAGCGTTTGTCCTTGGCAAGTATCGCGTTTCTATGCCTCAGGCAAGGCCATGATCCTTCAGCAGGTACCCCTTCTGCCCTCGATAAAACTTAATCAACACTCCGGAGCTGTTTTTGACTACAGTTTTCTCTTCCTGTTGGCTTCTCCCTTCGTGGACTCGTCACGCATTGGAACGGCGACATTCAGTAAACAAGGCTAAGCAAATGGCGACGACAAGCTTTCGCATGTCGGCTCTTTTAACACGAAGAACTTTTTTAGTGAAGGTCAAAACAATTTAGTGAACTCGGAGaataatgaaaatttatctAACTATtaactgtgaaaacaaaaaccttcactttgaagtatttcgcttaactttagCGTATTTCTGACGATTGTTCAACTATACTTTGCTTGACACCGGTCTCTGCAAtggtttcaattaaaatttcGCGCGGGAAATTTCCCCGGCCGGGACCGGATACGAGTGCATTGCGCATGCTCGTGCGTTTGACCGCGGTTAAACACATGACGTACCTACCTTGGAAGTAGTACTCAGTCTGCCTCGGATAAAAATGGGCACAAATGTAAACAATAGCCTGTAAAcagacattattttatttttcttttcgttcttttcaaaaacagcGAAGAGAGCGCTCGAGAACGAGCGCgagaaagaaacatttttctatcacccgcgctcgacggactttgaagagaaaatagagggtctgtgaacagtttgcgcagcatggcggttttgtcgtgCCGCGAGCCGTGGCCGGTTTTGTCAAGCCAGGCGGACGAGCGGCGAAGCGCGCGGACGAGTGGCAAAGCCCTCGCCCGCCTCTATTATTTAAcacgcccaaccaaaaccgtcATGCTACGCAGGATAGAAAAAGGTGGTTTCCGCTCACACGCCGATGTAAAATTGCTGCGTTCACACTCATTACACAGTGcctttatgcatcagtcaattccagctgcgccaagcctcccccccccccccccccgggctgacccccaGGCATTAGCATGTTTTTAgcatgtcagttgtcagttaaaattttggccatttgtcagttgtcagttaaccccATCCACACCCTCAGTCGAGTAGTgtcattttaagcattttaatgcgcgattttttgtttcaattaacctCTTCCTTTGTGATAGTGCTATTCTAAAGACTTCACGCCGTGAcgacaccagtttatggttttgagtattgtattgtaaaattattgacattaaaatcaatggtgtgctctaaagttaactgttATGAATACTTTTATTAATTTGAAAGGATGTTGTTCAAATAATATAAACAGAAGTTTGATTCGATAACAAAAAACACGTTGATTTACGTCGATAGCTCCTGATCTTGAAACTCTTCAACTCAACCAAGTAATCAAAGGTGACCAAACgagaaaaaaagtaacaatcCTTAGTTCAAATTTATGGCAGCATAAACTGATGTTAACAAACCCGAGATCACGTCCTATAAAAGGACAGTCGGATTGACAAACTAGCAACAAAAATGTCTCTGTTCTTTTGTCAAACAACGTTCAACATTTGAACAAGCTTTTGTATAACTGTAGATACTAGTCCAAAGTACAAGAAACAACAACGAACAGTAACTAGTTATTCGATTACAATGTCCCCTTCTCCTTTGGCAAACAGGGCAAAGTCCACTGTAACTTAGCATGAGACATTTTCTAGACTCCACAAAGGTTCCATTCATAATATCACATGCTGATCATGCACATGTGCTCCTCTTATTGCCACACACTGTCCTTACCTAGTCAGTTCTTTTACGGCTTCGGTTCTTTCACAACAgcatctccccccccccccctttttctgACTGGAACCTTTTTTTAGCTCTTTCATTTCTTCCTTATGCTCACTATATATTTGCGTGACCAGAATGTGTACCATTCAGCAATTATTATTGGATTCCTCTACTTCTTTAAGTATATATATAAGATTAATCATTTTAAATGTAACAATAAAATTCCAGGACTTTTCAGGATTTCCAGGACCCATACGAAGCCTGCACTTATGTTATGGTATTATACTGGACTAGGTCGCATTCATTCATTGGTTCCTTGGCTGTAGAACTACTGTCTTTCTAAAAGTAGTGGCAGGGAAGTACAACCCTGGCTGCACTTTACCCCAAAGTAAGACTTAGCCCTTGGAGACAGGTCTGGAAAAATATCCACTCTAGGGTGTGGACCTCCAGTCCAACCTGATCTATACTCCACCCAGGAGGGTCACCCCTTCTGGTTCTCCTTAGTTTGTAGTGACTGGCGAATATGGGCCTCACCCCTGAAAACTGATCAGGACTCCTGCTCAGGGTTGCTACCCCGGTACCACTTGATCTTGTCTCGCCCCAGGAGAGCTTCTCTCATGGTCCCCTTACCCCGCAGGGCTGACAAAAAgattttaagtagcaggctgataatgTACAGTAGGTGGCTTTGCAACTTGCACTAAAGGTACAAGTTCTTGAGGGCCGaggcatctagggacattttaaaaaattactctCAGAAATGGCATTTCCACACTATGTTGTTTGGCCAGAATACACGTAAGACTGGGAACAATGCTGTTGAAATGTCCCAGGCATCCATGGTTCGaatgtttcacagatctaaacctgttaaatatgcattcaatgttgatcaaaactgAGAAACCGAtactttacaattttattcaatGGTGCTATATTTTGTTTGCAGTTATGATAGAAGACGAGAGTAGCTGGCTAAAGATGCCTAACTGGCCGGCAGTTTCGGCCAGCTACTGGCCCTTATCAACAGCCCTATACCCCTAGATTGAAGTGCTTCCCTGCCACCAGAATTTTGCCCACTACTTTTCATACATGTActagcagttatggtagaagagaaataaaattgactacTACTACTAAAGAGCAAAGAATTTGTCAACTTTACAAGCCAACAGACCTTCATTACGATGCAACTTTTATTCTGCTGTGACTCCTAGAGTTTCTTGATTGACAAAAACACTTATTTATGTTCAAAAgccttttccccagtgtgaacttcAGGTCTCCAGATCGGCTAAAAcatttgccacactgtttacattcaaacgGCTTTTCTCCAGTATGAACTCTTTTGTGAACCTTTAAGCTTCCTGATAGGCagaaacacttgccacactgtttacattcataaggcttttccccagtgtgacctctttcatgaatccttaggctTCCAGCATGGCTAAAACaattgccacactgtttacattcatatggcttttccccagtgtgaactctttcatgataCTTTAAACTTCCTTTTAGAtgaaaacacttgccacactgtttacatttaaatggcttttccccagtgtgaattctTTCGTGAATCCTAAGGCGTCCTGTTCGGctgaaacacttgccacattgtttacatttaaaaggcttttccccagtgtgaaccaTTTCATGACGCCTTAAACTTCCCATtaggctaaaacacttgccacacagTTTACATTCAaatggcttttccccagtgtgaactctttcgtgaCGCCTTAGACTTCCTTTTAATCTGAAACACTtgtcacattgtttacattcataaggcttttcctcagagtgaactctttcatgactccttaggttTCCAACATctctaaaacacttgccacaccgTGTACATTCATATGGCTTTACCCCAGTATGAATCCTTTCATGCCTCTTAAGTTTTCCTGCCTCACTAAAGCGCATGTcgcactgtttacattcataaggcttttccccagtatgattcctttcatgaatccttagctTACAAGGTttgctaaaacacttgccacaatgTTTACACTTTACAGACATGTAGTGTAGCTTCCGTTTCAACCCTTcaacataaaataaagacaTCATTTTCAACTTTGTTAAACCATTAAATCCAGCAAGATAAAAGAGGCACAGCCATGAGATATTCAGATAAGCACAATATGTATGTACAAtgcaaatattaaaatattattgtttatgttaaaataacaataacaataaacttTATAAATGTGTCATATAATGTTATTCTACTTTGCAGTAATTGGGGACATGGACCTAACTACAGAAATTAGGATACTAATAAAGTACCTGTAGCTGTAAGAAGGTATTAACAGTTGTTGTTTTATGGTATTATAAGAgcaataaatttatttacagttgTTGCTTACCATGACcaaagacaaaaacaagttTTGTCATTTTATGTCAAGGAAGTTgctaaaaatactttttttagcTTCACTGATTCTTCCCCAAAGAGGAAGTGGGAGGTTCTAACTTTCTgagcaaaaatatatattgtagCTGAGAGTGGTATGTAGCTTATTCCTTATGAAAAATCTGCACACCAGTAAAATCAGTATTTTATCATTGTAAAAATGACTGTAAGAAGAACTGAAGCAGTGTCAACACAAATTTAAAATCCTTCTTCAGAACATAattgtccatttgccaatcagAAATGCCCTTCTGGTAATTTGTTGAGTCAACAAGGATCTCAGTACTGCTTCACAAACGTTACTAACTGAAGTTAAATTATGTCTGTGACACAGGCTAGTTTTGTAATGCCTTATGCTATTTGCCTAAATGTTCAGaattttttatagattttagaaatcaaacacctgtttcaaattttaggctaaacaggtacTTGTAAAGAGGGTAACTTACTGGCAAATTTGAGGCTAATGGGTTCTTAAAGTAAATCCAAGTTAGCTTTAATAGTAGACAAAAAATCTTAAACTGTTAATTATTGCATGGGAGTACAATAATTTTCTCAtgaaatcattattttttggagGGGGTTGCAAATTGGTATATCACATTTTTCACAGCACAGTCAACCCTCTGGGACCCAATAAACGATCACCCTCtaattaaatacttttaaagcACTTTCGTatcaaaatttttcatctcttcATTTCAACATAAATTATTTCCAAATCAGTGTAAAATAACCATCCCATAcacaatttgcatatttcaacaCAAATCAACTTGAAGGACTTTATGACCTCCAATTGCTTGAATCTTTAAGCTATTTATGTCATGAGTACATAAAGAACTTGCATCGCCTGCAATCAAGGTTGAATTAAGTAACAACCTGTGCTCAAATCCAGTTTCAACACCAGTCAATCAAAAGTCGGACTTCAAGACCAATAataaaacaacaagaagaagaaatcTGCTGCAATTTTAGGATCTCTTAAACAACAGTGTACTTCCAAGTATAATATCTGTCTAAATAACAGGGtgcagaggagttatttgtttCCTTGACTGCAGTTAAACTTTACAGTTGACAGCAGAAATCACCTTCATTTACTGCACAGAGGCGGTGAAGTGCATTGAAATGGGGAGGGACCCATCTTCCATTCAGCCATATGCATACCCCTACTCAAAATTTTCCAATGCCCTTTGCATCATTTGTTGCCCTTTGCATTGTTTGTTGGCACAAGCAGTTTTCACAGTGTCTAGTGTGTCCGAAATTGATTTGTAACAATTCATCAGTAGCCAGTTTTTTTCAGGGGGTCTTGCTTAATTGTGCTTATAAGGTAGCTCTTGAGTCATCCAAGGGCAGAAAATGTGCACTCTGAAGCAGGATATTGATAATTTTAATGGTTGATTAAAATCAATCGTTGTCGATAAATATCCAATCAAAAAACTGGTAAAATATATAATATGTTATCGCTTTCACacaccttgtttagaactttgcattccATTTAAATGCTGTAAATGcactctcttttttaaaaaggaatcaatcacaaaaatagagcAATTTCTTGACTTtaaaaaagccacaaaattcatctgttagcccttttgggctctttcacagacccaaatggacagatttccctacccttttagggcggagcctccctgcATAGGCCATCagagggagtacccccctccccagTTTGCAATAAGTCTCAAATTGAGAGTCTGTTGTATACATACTGAATCATGCATTATGCATTACTGAAgtaaaacataggcacgttaaacgtgcatgagctattttgaatgcttcagtgtaacttcaatgcttcagtgtaaccttacCGAGAGTGACGAATGTACCTTTTTCGTCCTAAATGTAGactgggtttttgtgcgaaattgggtattgacgtaaataaatgaaaacccgaaacgctcagctgcgtcgatcctcatgctatatattcacttcCCTCCGTCTTTCCCTGTTCcatttggtgcaagttaaacaaattgtttaagtagaataaatatctactcaccaaaccttgattagaaggaaaactctaaggtttcctcggagtttcttaagccaaaatgtgactcatcgaattcgAGTAGTTAAgtaataccaggatttttatcattgtcatagatggttgcatcatcacaattcatgaggttttcacgtgccattctactcagtgaaacagtctttaactccgacaacttatttcttcatgttttaaaagccattgcttcttaaaagacaagaatgttttttaaggcattggttacaaaacgaaacaggtctttatacgttcaagttactattatcattgtgaaaagcgaATCTGcttgagatgtacagtcacacaactggcacgtgaaagtgttggactttgccccctttcgtggttcgtaagtgagggaattcgagttatcacacagtaatctagtaaacagaattataaaaataactcatgcacacaatttacacttgaagatgttggtctttggcccttttacaatttgtatgtaaaaaaatgcaaattatttaCTACAAAtattctcaaacgattttaagaaatcacctcggcttcattacaacatctgcaattaaattatgtttcatgcaacgtcaaggttgatagcctaacatttataaacttccaagaaaattatccaactgctgaaatatatttctgctcatatcatgttactcaACTCAATAAAaaagtatctaattattgtgtcaactagcttcttctaattttattccctaacggtactgtttctacttaagttaatcatctttactaaataaacaAGACCTCGAGACTTATCAAAAATgcttccgagatttcgagatcctgccaaaattttctgAGACCCACATTTTTTAGGTACCATTCGTCACCCCTATCAAGGTCTTCTCTGTGCCCTGTGTCTAAATCTGGACATTACATGTCAATAGAAATTGATCATCCGAAAACTAGTCGATAAGTCGATAGTGCTCGATACTTGTCAATAACTGTTGATTGATTAGCTAAATGTGTCGATAAAAGTGGATAATCACAATATTCTCAGGACAGGTAATCAATTTCAATTTAAACCTCTGAGAGTTTTCAGAGAATATCTGATGAGAATTTTAATACGCAAACTGTACACAAATGCTGCATAAGGAGAAGGATTTGGAGGTTGCAGTCTTCGAATGTACACGGATGCTACGCATTTACAAACAGATATTAAAACTGTTTGAACGAATCTGGAGACCAATGTTGCAAAAGCTCAAGTAGACTTTTAAGAAAGTCCTTCGTCTGAGTTAATGATGGCGCAAAACAGATGTTAATATTTTGACTGTTGCTTTGgatcaattttttaatttcagataaTCGACTCTAACACCAATTTCGATAGGAATCAATAATCACATGAAATTCAGATATCTGTCAATTAATTAGTATCgacatttaatttaatttaacgACAACGATCGATTTTAATCGACCATCGAAATTATCAACGTCCTGCTTCAGAGTAAACATTTTCTGCCTAGCTCAGATGACTCAAGAACTACCTAAGAAGCACAATGAAGCAGGACCGCCTGAACAACTGCCAAGTGATGCATTGTCACAATGCGATAACGGACACACTAGACACTGAAGATTGCTTGTGCCAACGAACAACGCAAAGGGTACTTTGAAAATATACGTATGGCTGAGTGGAAGATAAGCACCCCAACGTTTCAAA
The sequence above is a segment of the Porites lutea chromosome 3, jaPorLute2.1, whole genome shotgun sequence genome. Coding sequences within it:
- the LOC140931118 gene encoding uncharacterized protein encodes the protein MSVKCKHCGKCFSKPCKLRIHERNHTGEKPYECKQCDMRFSEAGKLKRHERIHTGVKPYECTRCGKCFRDVGNLRSHERVHSEEKPYECKQCDKCFRLKGSLRRHERVHTGEKPFECKLCGKCFSLMGSLRRHEMVHTGEKPFKCKQCGKCFSRTGRLRIHERIHTGEKPFKCKQCGKCFHLKGSLKYHERVHTGEKPYECKQCGNCFSHAGSLRIHERGHTGEKPYECKQCGKCFCLSGSLKVHKRVHTGEKPFECKQCGKCFSRSGDLKFTLGKRLLNINKCFCQSRNSRSHSRIKVAS